TGCGTCAAATTGGATGGCAGGCAGCATGGATGGGCGTGTCGGATCTGGAGTCTGAGGAAACCAGACAGACCTTGGCGATTATACCCAAGGAACTCCTGGTGCTGGATGGCTTAGTGGACGAATGGGCACCCTCCAATGAGATGGGACTAACACCCGCTCCGTCTTGGACCGCGCTTTACATGGCGATAACCTTGGCCATGAGTCGAGCCAGTCATAATTTGATGACGGTAATTTGTGTTGCCATTCATCGAGAAGGAAAAGCTCGTCCTCCAGAATGGGATTATTTGCCTGGCTGTGTGGTAATCACCCTTGATTAATTTTCACTCATTTGGTTATAACAA
The window above is part of the Gammaproteobacteria bacterium genome. Proteins encoded here:
- a CDS encoding hypothetical protein (Evidence 5 : Unknown function), translating into MSIDDKVLRVMKGLNQAITSRGWCLVEGEVGVGKTRAIQEAVRQIGWQAAWMGVSDLESEETRQTLAIIPKELLVLDGLVDEWAPSNEMGLTPAPSWTALYMAITLAMSRASHNLMTVICVAIHREGKARPPEWDYLPGCVVITLD